The window TGCGATGTTTACACTTTTTGGGCCCTGAGCTCCCAGTGGGTGACCTTCCATCTCCATCATCCAAAGccgatggtatggttggagttcatcgaTGTTTCTATAATCTATTGTATCCGCTGCACAGGAGATTGGCCTATACGGCTTCACGAGAGCCTGGTTAGGTCAGCCTTACCTGTTTCCACCTCTCATGACAGGGATGTAAGGTTGGACTTTAATACCTCCATTACAATATCCCGCTCACTGCAGATTCTTATAGTAGAAAATTGTTACGGCGGAATACATTTACATACTAAATGTTCTTTTTTCTATTTACCATAAACTGCTAGACCTGTTACCATATCAATTTCAATCAAAAATAGTGCCTATTAGTAAAATCTACCTTCTAAATGTTTTAAGATGTAAATAACTAAATAACATTAATAGCTATCACTTTCTACTTGTAGATACTACTTTGTGGTTGAGGAAGACAATACACCCTTGTCAATTACCATAACACCATGTGATGCCCCCTTAGAATGGAAACTTACGCTTCAAGAACTTCCTGAGGAGTCGAGTGGAGAAGGTTCTGGTAAGAATATAATGAGTAAACAAAATGCAATTCCTCAAGAAGTTTAATTAATGATCAACATGCCTCATATGAATTAAAATTTCTATACAGTTTAATTGAGGTGAATAAGTAACATCCTTGTTAAATTTATTCTAAGGATAATTTATGATAATTTATCCTAAGTAATATATCCTTGAATCAAATCAGGAGTTTCAGTCCGTACATGAATAGAGTTAAGGTGGATTATTATCTTATATCTATTCTGGTTAAAAATCAATCCTGAATTTTTCAATTAGCAGCATTTCATTTTGGGATCAGAATGGACAATAATTGTAACCAATTTGGGGTATTCCACATGGCATGTTTCACTtgaattcaaagcaaattttataAAAAGTTTGTCTGTATAAAGGCATGAACAGGCatcttgtttctgtgctgatgaaggatctcagcctaaaATATCAACCATTTATgctcttccattgatgctgcctaacttgctgggttcctccagcattttgtgtgttttccacaaaatttccagcgtctgcagaactcttgtgtttattctgTCTCAAGGAACATGTTATGTATATATCGTTTTTGTGATAAATAATGTTTAATATGATATAAAAGCACTAGAGGAGCTTCTATGCATTAGCTGAAATAGATAATTGGATTTCTAACTACATATGCTCGCTAGAACATGTTGAGGACAAATTCACAAAGGAAGTTCAGAAATTGACTTCTGTTTGAATGTAAACGTCTCGAACTTGCTGACAGATCAAAAGGCTGCTCGAGCCACAGGAACTTCAAACAGCTCCAAAGTTGAGTTTGCCTGCAGGCAGTTGAACTTCCAATTTTGCAACCTCAATATTTTTGGAAGAGATCAGACATAAATGGTTGTGAATTGAAATGTGTACCTCCAACAAGCTTTGAGTGCAAATTGGGGTTGAAGTGAGTTTGAATCAACAACCCACAAACTGCAGCTCTAATAGTAAATTGAATCCATTTTAGGCATAGGCAAATAGAAGGAACAGAAATAGGAATTCTCTCTGCAGAATAGAGATCGGGTGATGTAATTTTATTTATGTTGGGGGGAAGCAAATTTTTCCCATTTGTTTTCAACTGCAACATGAACAGAGCATGACTTTTTAAATTCAGAACAAACTATTAGACTTCTATCATGAAATGCctgcagaggagttttacaatAACTCCTCATATTGTATGCATTTTGCCTCCCTTGCCTCCCTTTAATAAGGGGAGTGCTGTTGAAGCACCTCCAATTATTTTGCTGTATCTCTATATTAAATGTATCTTAACTGCAGAATGTAAAATATAGCAACAAATATTTCTGCAGTGTTATTACCAAAGGAACTCGTACAATATCAAGCCTTCCTAAGAAATCTTACAAATAGCTGAAAATGCTatttcccttttccttttcctcTAACATTAAGCAATGTATTCTAAAGTTTAGGAGTTCAAAAGAATTATTTCTTGGCAAAATGTATTTGGAATTTGGAAGGGATAGTGGAGAGTTCACAGTAGCCACACGTTTTTGGGCAATAGCCAGCAACTCAGATTTTGGGAGATTGTTCCATAAATTCCAAGCTGAGGGGGTGGTCAATTGCACCACATGTTGTGGCTTTGGAGAGAAGACTCAACATTTTCTGGAATTTGTTTTGTGTTCCCTCCTTTACATTAAATACTTTAGTCCATGATAGTTTTCTAGTTGGTGGAAATTTAACATTTATCTAATAATGGCGGTAAGGTGCAAGGATGGAATTCCCAGAAAAATTTGTTGGTATGTGGAGGAATATTAGATTGCTGAACCCGTAACATAGGTTTATTTACCTGAATCATCTCAATCTGCGCCATTTTATTGAGCTGGATTGCTCTCAACCTGGCCCTCATTCAGACATGCCCCTGTATGCTCTCTGCAGACGTCTTGAGCTTTAGCAGTCTGGATGGCCTAACCAAGCTCCAGGTGGAGTTGGCTGCAAGAATTGATTTGTCTTTGGGCAGTGCACTTGGGGCATCCTTCCCAGATCACCTTGATCTACTTTCCATATCTTGCAGTATGTGGTTGAAAGGTCTCTTTTAACATTTTATAAATGCTTCCCATCATTGATAAGCACaagaatttaaaaacacaaaacaGATTTAAATGATCAGGTATTatttaaaagataaaataatatatAAATTAATTAAACACTTAATATTATTTAAACCAAATCAAAAACCTTTTCCTGCACTTTTTAGTGCCATTGGTAATTCTATTAAAATAATGGTTATAAAACAAACAGGTACGAACTCAGCAGTGTGGCAAGAGGTCTGATGTCAATATATCTAAAGGAGGAACACATTGACTCTCAATGCAGACATCGTAGGTATTTTGCTTCCAGCTTCTGTCTAAAGGAGGGGTTCCCAACGTTTTTCATgctgtggaccaataccattaagcatgcACCTCAGGTTGGAAACAATTGGTCTAAAGGAAGTAGGTTTTTATCCCATTGCCATTCAAGGGATCACATAAATAAGAAAAGAAGAAAACAATATAtttgtaaccctcaggtttgtCGTCTGGGTAAGcttagggaagacaatctctggccccgccaaacgggTGAGATTGAGATGTGAGTCCACTCCGAAACgcccgtttgtgtggatgctgagtGATTTGTTACCGTTAGAAATCAGTACCTCAAAATAACAGATGGCACACTGCAGACGATTAAATGGTTTAGCTTTATAGTTCTTACTTTGACCACAGGGTTAGTGAAAAAGAGCGAAAAAAAGGGCAcactttaatgaaacagtctaacgtgcacaagttggagctcatggtttccccttcACCGATCCTCCTTCAATCTCCCTGACCTTCGTCGGACCATGGCTCGGCTCCAGATCAAGGCCTACAATCTCTTCTTTCCATCGTCTTCTGTCTTCATCTCCCACCGAACAAAAGACCCATCACCCTGGTGTCAGGCACACGGCACGAAAACACTCTCCCGTCATtggacagctcacattccaaagcacccattatctctaaccataacccaaacactgcttctacagaaagaccattacattagcagtgaaacctctcCCAGCATGTTACATATTGGTTTGCAAATGTTCTGAAAATTGCAGAGTCCTTTGTAGCCATTACATTACTGTTAGAGTATTGTCAGTGTTGTTGCCACAGATTGCCTTTTGACAGGACATTTCTACAATCTATGCTGAGATAAATAACTGATGAGATTAATGACTTGCATTGTTGTTCCTGCAGGTATATACAGTACAGCATGATGGACAAGTGTTACCAGCAGTTTTATACTAATTCAGTATTTGTCATTTCAGGAGAACCAGAACCACTGGAGCAGcagaagcaaaaacaacaagcactgAAAGAGCTTGGCACCAATTTGTACTCTTACAAAGGCAATGATGTTGAATCATACCGAGCATCTAATTCACCCTCCGGTTTGTACCGCTTGGAACTGATTTCAACAGAAAAAgatacaaatttcaaagttttTGCATCTACCACACCTGATTCAGATCAGCCTTATCCCGAGCTCCCCTATGACCCACGTGTGGATGTGACCTCCTTTGGACGTACAACTGTCACTTTGGCCTGGAAACCTAGTCCCACCATCTCACAATTGAGGCAACCCATCCAGTACTGTGTGATCATCAATAAGGAGCACAACTTCAAAAGTCTTTGTGCAGTGGAAGCAAAACTAAATGCTGATGATACCTTCATGGCAGCACCCAAGCCTGGATTAGACTTCAGTCCTTTTGATTTTGCCTATTTCGGCTTTCCTTCAGACAATGGCCCCAGCAGAGAACGAAAGATGGCCAAGCCAGTTAATACACGCTTATCACGACATATGGCTGGAGCACCAGGCGTAGATCTTCAGCAGATCTGCATTGGCAACAAAAACATTTTCACTGTGTCAGACCTGAAACCAGACACACAGTACTACTTTGACATTTTTGCGGTCAACACCAACTCAAATATGAGCACTGCCTATGTGGGAACTTTTGCAAAAACTAAGGAAGAGGCTAAGCAGAAGACAATGGAACTGAAGGATGGGAAAGTGACTGATGTATTTATTAAACGAAAAGGTGTCAAGTTCTTAAGGTTTGCTCCAGTCTCTTCCCACCAGAAGGTGATGCTGTATGTTCACTCGTGCCTGGATGGAATCCAAATCCAGGTCAGGAGAGATGAGAAACTTCTACTCTCACAGAATATGGAAGGTGTACGTCATTTCCAGCTAAGAGGAAAACCAAAAGCCAAGTACCTTATCAGGCTGAAAGGAAGCAAGACAGGTGCTTCATTGCTGAAAATCTTGGCCACTAACAGGCCAAACAAGCAACCCTTTCCTTCTGTACCAGAAGACACGCGAATAAAAGTCTTCGACAAGCTCCGCACATGTTCCTCAGTCACTGTGGCATGGCTAGGCACACAGGAACGAAACAAGTTTTGTGTTTATAAGAAGCTTGTGGAGAGTAACTACAGTGAAGAGCAGAAGAGAAGAGAGCAGAACCAATGTATTGGACCAGACACACGAAAGAAATCTGAGAAAGTTGTCTGCAAATATTTCCATAGTCatatcctacaaaaagcagtgactACAGAGACAATCAGAGGGCTACAGCCAGGCAGATCGTACCTTCTGGATGTTTATGTCATAGGACATGGAGGACACTCTGTCAAGTATCAGAGCAAACTGGTCAAAACAAGAAGGTCTTGTTAGTGTCTCTGTGTACAGACTCAATATTATTGAACTATGAACATTACTTTATTAGATGAAAATATACAGACTGACTACTTAAACAGCTGAGATGTTGCAACCTGTATTTGTACTATTTAGAAAGATATCAACTTGTATATTTATGTTTACATAATTCAGTAATTATTTGAAGAGACTGATGCACTTAGACAGCATCTGGCTTTTGCAATTACATAACTGCAAGTCCCTTGTCACACCTGGCATTGATATAAGTGATCTTCAGTGGCAGGATAACACCCAAGTACTGTCAGCTTTTTGTCACCAACACTGCATGAATTGCATTTTAACTTATTTCATCATCCCAAGCTGCTTAAACTAGCTGCCCTGTTAATCGTACATGCAATATAGGACATAGGGATCTGTAAATTATTTTATAAGGATAAAGTTCAGTCTTAAATGTCTATGTTTTTATGATTGTAAACTTTATGAATCATCTCCATTAAAATACAATTCTAACTATCTATTTGGCAATGCTCCTGTTCTATTATTCAAGTGTGGTTTGAAAGGAATGTTCCTTTTCTCTCACACAAGATTCAATGATCTTGTATTTTTGTGTGCTATGTTTTTGATTTTATTGTAGCACTTAATTTAAACTTAAGTCattgttttcttttatttataAAGTAACAATTTAGCAAGCCAATTTTGATAACGTAATAACATAGAGAATATACActaagggaaaatctgcagatgcaggaaatccaagcaacacacacaaatgctggaggaactcagcaggccaggcagcatctatagaaaagagtaaacagtatcttggcctgaaaccgcaactggttactcttttccatagatgcaacctggcttgctgagttcctccagcattttttgagaATGTACACTAGTAGATTCATATTTGCTAGCCAGATTCTGAGTATGGTCAAAATCCAAAGGGTAAGTAAACATTTGGCAGTAATGCATGTGGCAGTCACTTACTTTCAGGGAGAAAATTATTATCCTCTAGGCCTGGATAGTGAGGGCATGACTGCTACTGAACCTCAAGGAGTGAGCAAAGAAACGAAGAGCTAATTAGTCTGCTTCTTTCATGCATTATTTTATAATTCTAAAACTTCTCAGGTTATTTTTTAGAGATGATCAAAATGCAGAAGGATGAGTTGATGCATTGATTTGAACCCATGCACGAACATTTTATAAAGAGACATCATTGCCAGTGGGAGCCAAGATATGTCGACAAATAAGATGTGCATAGG of the Mobula birostris isolate sMobBir1 chromosome 3, sMobBir1.hap1, whole genome shotgun sequence genome contains:
- the ndnf gene encoding protein NDNF isoform X1; this translates as MQMITSRKMLIISWAVTSLLLFATNSRTQKLPTRDEELFQMQLRDKSLFHDSSIIPDGAEVSSYLFRDAPKRYYFVVEEDNTPLSITITPCDAPLEWKLTLQELPEESSGEGSGEPEPLEQQKQKQQALKELGTNLYSYKGNDVESYRASNSPSGLYRLELISTEKDTNFKVFASTTPDSDQPYPELPYDPRVDVTSFGRTTVTLAWKPSPTISQLRQPIQYCVIINKEHNFKSLCAVEAKLNADDTFMAAPKPGLDFSPFDFAYFGFPSDNGPSRERKMAKPVNTRLSRHMAGAPGVDLQQICIGNKNIFTVSDLKPDTQYYFDIFAVNTNSNMSTAYVGTFAKTKEEAKQKTMELKDGKVTDVFIKRKGVKFLRFAPVSSHQKVMLYVHSCLDGIQIQVRRDEKLLLSQNMEGVRHFQLRGKPKAKYLIRLKGSKTGASLLKILATNRPNKQPFPSVPEDTRIKVFDKLRTCSSVTVAWLGTQERNKFCVYKKLVESNYSEEQKRREQNQCIGPDTRKKSEKVVCKYFHSHILQKAVTTETIRGLQPGRSYLLDVYVIGHGGHSVKYQSKLVKTRRSC
- the ndnf gene encoding protein NDNF isoform X2, producing the protein MLIISWAVTSLLLFATNSRTQKLPTRDEELFQMQLRDKSLFHDSSIIPDGAEVSSYLFRDAPKRYYFVVEEDNTPLSITITPCDAPLEWKLTLQELPEESSGEGSGEPEPLEQQKQKQQALKELGTNLYSYKGNDVESYRASNSPSGLYRLELISTEKDTNFKVFASTTPDSDQPYPELPYDPRVDVTSFGRTTVTLAWKPSPTISQLRQPIQYCVIINKEHNFKSLCAVEAKLNADDTFMAAPKPGLDFSPFDFAYFGFPSDNGPSRERKMAKPVNTRLSRHMAGAPGVDLQQICIGNKNIFTVSDLKPDTQYYFDIFAVNTNSNMSTAYVGTFAKTKEEAKQKTMELKDGKVTDVFIKRKGVKFLRFAPVSSHQKVMLYVHSCLDGIQIQVRRDEKLLLSQNMEGVRHFQLRGKPKAKYLIRLKGSKTGASLLKILATNRPNKQPFPSVPEDTRIKVFDKLRTCSSVTVAWLGTQERNKFCVYKKLVESNYSEEQKRREQNQCIGPDTRKKSEKVVCKYFHSHILQKAVTTETIRGLQPGRSYLLDVYVIGHGGHSVKYQSKLVKTRRSC